The following is a genomic window from Crossiella equi.
AGAAGGCCGTCACGGCGGTGCTCGACGAGATCGGCCCGGAGCTGGTCGGCATCGAGGCCGTCGAGCAGCGGGTGGTCGACCAGAAGCTCGTCGACCTGGACGGCACCCCCGACAAGTCCCGCCTCGGCGCGAACGCCATCCTCGGCGTCTCGCTCGCCGTGGCCAAGGCCGCCGCGGAGTCCAGCGGCCTGGAGCTGTTCCGCTACGTCGGCGGCCCGAACGCGCACGTGCTGCCCGTCCCGATGATGAACATCATCAACGGTGGCGCGCACGCCGACAGCGACGTCGACATCCAGGAGTTCATGATCGCGCCGATCGGCGCGGAGAGCTTCCGCGAGGCCCTGCGCTGGGGCGCTGAGGTCTACCACGCGCTCAAGTCCGTGCTGAAGTCCAAGGGCCTGGCCACCGGCCTGGGCGACGAGGGCGGCTTCGCGCCGAACCTGCCCAGCAACCGCGACGCGCTGGACCTGATCGGCGTCGCGGTCGAGAAGGCGGGCTTCCGCCTGGGCCGCGACTTCGGCCTGGCCCTCGACGTGGCCGCCACCGAGTTCTACAAGGACGGCGCCTACCACTTCGAGAAGACCAAGCGCAGCGCCGAGCAGATGGCCGGGTACTACACCGAGCTGCTCAACAGCTACCCGCTGGTCTCCATCGAGGACCCGCTCTCCGAGGACGACTGGGACGGCTGGGTGCAGCTGACCAAGGAGATCGGCGAGCGCGTGCAGATCGTGGGCGACGACCTGTTCGTCACCAACCAGGAGCGCCTGGAGGAGGGCATCAACCGCCGCGCGGCCAACGCGCTGCTGGTGAAGGTCAACCAGATCGGCACCCTGTCCGAGACCCTGGACGCGGTCACCCTGGCCCACTCCTGCGGCTACCGCAGCATGATGAGCCACCGCTCCGGCGAGACCGAGGACACCACCATCGCCGACCTCGCGGTGGCGGCCAACTGCGGTCAGATCAAGACCGGCGCGCCCGCCCGCAGCGAGCGCGTGGCCAAGTACAACCAGCTGCTGCGCATCGAGGAGACCCTCGGGGACGCCGCCCGCTACGCGGGTGAGCTGGCCTTCCCGCGGTTCACCCCGGACAGCCAGGGCTGAACCCGTGGCGGGCCGCGAGCACGACAGCAGGCGCAGGCGGACGGAGAAGACCTCCGCCGCCTCGGCACGCCGTCCTGAACGCGCCCGCCGCAAGTGGCAGCGACTGGACCGCACCGGCAACGGGGCCGCCTCCACCGAGGAGGCGCGCCCCGTCCGGGAGCGGGCGGGCGCGGGCCGCGAGCGCAGTGAGACCGCCCGCCGGGGAGCCCCCGCACACCGGCCGCGCAGGCCGACCGCGGGGCCCGGCGGTGCCTTCCGGCTCTCCTCCACGCGCCGCGCGGCGCTGCTGGCGCTCATCGCCTGCGCGCTGACGCTGTCCATCGCGGTGCCCCTGCGCAACTACTGGAGCCAGCGCTCGGAGATGCAGCTGGAACTGGAGAACGTGCGCAAGCTCGAGCAGGAGGCGAAGGAGCTGGAGGACCGCAAGGTCCAGCTCTCCGACCCCACCCAGATCGAGGCCGAGGCGCGTCGCCGCCTCCGCTACGTCCGCCCCGGCGAGACCCCGTACGTCGTGCAGCTGCCCCAGCCGACGACCCCCGCGGGCCCGTCGGAGGAGGAGAAGCGCAAGCGCGACAGACCGTGGTACGACCAGCTGTGGGACTCGATCACCGGGAGTGGTTCGTGAGTGAGGAAAGGCCGCGCCTGGGACTGGACGTCCCGCCGGTGCGGGAGGAGCTGACCGAGGCCGACCGCGCGGCGGTGACCGCGCAGCTGGGCAGGTCACCGCGTGGTGTCCGGGCGGTGGCGTACCGCTGTCCGTGTGGTAATCCCGCGGTGCTCCAGACCAACCCCCGGTTGGACGACGGCACCCCGTTCCCCACGATGTACTACTCGACCTGCCCCCGGGTGAACTCGATGTTGGGGACGCAGGAGGCCAGCGGTCTGATGAAGGAGATGACCGACCGGCTCGAGACCGACGAGGGCCTCGCTGACCAGTACCGGAAGGCCCACGAGAGCTACCTCGAGGAGCGCGACTCGATCGAGTCGCTGGGCACCCAGGTCACCGCGGGCGGCATGCCGGACCGCGTGAAGTGTTTGCACGTACAAGTTGCACATGCACTTGCGTGTGGCAGAGGGGTGAATCCGTTCGGCGACGAATCGGCCGATCGGCTGGGCGAGTGGTGGCGCTCCGGTAGCTGCGTGTAAGGCGGCTCGGCTCTCTGTGGAACTCGGGGAGCTTGCTTGCGCCCAACGGGTCGCTACACTCGTGCACCTCGTGTACGGCAGCCGAGTCGTCGCAGGTCACCGCCTTGCAACGGGGGTGGATCGTGGGCATGAGGAGCGCCACCATGGGTAATGTCCCCGCGCTTCCGCACGGCAGGCCCTTGACGCGGCTGGACCTGGAGGCGATGCCTCATGACGGCCATCGCTACGAGCTCGTGGACGGGGTGCTCACGGTGAGCCCGTCGCCCCGTCCACTCCACCAGCGCGCCATCCTCCGGCTGATCATGGCGCTGGAACCGCACTGCCCGGAGCAGTACGAGATCCTCCCGGCCCCGGTGGACGTGGTGCTGGCCGAGGACACCGTGCTCATCCCGGACGTGGTCCTCGCGCACGTCGACGACTGGACCGAGCGCGGCCTGTTCGGGCCGCCGCTGCTCGCGGTCGAGGTGTTCTCACCGAGCACCAAGCGGTTCGACCTGGACCTCAAGCGCGCCCGCATGCAGGCCGCGGGCTGCCCGAACTACTGGGTGGTCGACCCGGACGAGCCCGCGCTGCGCTGCTGGGCGCTGCGGGAGGGCCGGTACGAGGAGGTCGCGCACGTGCGCGGCGAGGAGTCCGCGGTTTTGGCCACCCCGTTCCCGGTTACCCTCTGCCCGGCGGAGTTGATCTCTCCCCGACGGCGATAACACCCGCTGATGCCTCTGACCGAGGGGTTGCGGCGGTGTTACGTGACATTCCTGGTACCCGCTCGTTGTGGTCAGTACCGTGGGAAACGGTGACACGGAGCCGCTGATCAGGCAGGCTGGCGCACGGCATGACGGGGGGCACGGCCGCGCGCGCAGCCGGTCGTGAGGGTGAGGAGAGGTTGTTCGTGGGTGCTCCGAACGGGCCTGGTTTCGTGGCGGCGACGACACGGAAGCGGCGCAAGGGTCGGAGGCTGATCGCGGCGGCCGCGGTCACCGCGGCGGTGGTCACCCCCGGTCTGCTGGCCGGAACCGGCGCACTGGCGTTCACGCCGGTCGCGAACGTCGGCACTGGCCCGGCCGAGCTGCCCAAGGCGGGCGACATCCTCGCGCTGCTCCAGGACAACAGCCACCTCGGCGTCGGCGGCGAGCTGCCCAGCGGCTTCGACTCGGTCAGCCTTGAGCTGGTCAACGCGTTGCGCGAGACCGGGTCCGGCCTGCCGGACGACCCGTTCAGCCCCGGCGGCGGTGCCAACGGCATCCCCGGCACGGTGCTCCAGGCCTACCAGCGGGCCGCGCAGACCCTCAGCGTCACCACGCCCGGCTGCGGTCTGCCCTGGCAGCTGCTGGCCGGTATCGGCAAGATCGAGTCCAACCACGCGGCCAGCGGCCGGCTCGACATCAACGGCAACGCCACCCCGCGCATCCTCGGCCCGCGCCTGGACGGCCGGCCCGGGTTCGCCACCATCCGCGACACCGACGGCGGCGCGCTGGACAACGACACCGTCTACGACCGCGCGGTCGGCCCGATGCAGTTCATCCCGGGCACCTGGCGCGGGTACGCCTCCGACGGCAACGGGGACGGCAAGTCCGACCCGAACAACATCTTCGACGCCGCGCTCGGCGCCGGGAACTACCTGTGCTCGGGCGGGCTGAACCTGCGCGAGGCCACCGGGCTGTCCGCCGCGATCTTCCGCTACAACCGCTCCACCCAGTACGTGCAGAACGTGCTGTCCTGGATGGAGCGCTACACGAGCGGGGTCGACGTGCTGGACCCGGGCACGCCGCTCAACCCGACCGACCCGGGCCTGGCGCAGCCGCCGCCCCAGGGCGGGGTCACGCCGCCGCCCACGGGCAACCCCGGCAACCCGCCCCCGCAGGTCACCACGACCACCACGGCCACGACCACGCCGGGTGGCGGCACCACGACGACCACCACGACGTCGAAGACCACGACCACCACGACGACGACCACGACCACGACGACCACCACGACGTCGAAGACCACGACCTCGGTCACGCCGACCTGCACCACGACCACCACGGTCACCTCGACCTCGAACGGCCAGCCGCCCGCGTCCGCGACGATCACCTCGACCACGCCCGGCACCTGCGCCACGCCCCAGGTCACGGCGACCGGCCAGGGCGCGCCGCCGGAGGTGGCCAAGACCAACGCGGTGCGGCCCGGTCAGTAGGGTTTGCGCGGTAGGAATCCGCGTGAACGGGGTGGGCTATGCCGAGGGTCGGTGCGATCGACTGCGGGACGAACTCGATTCGCCTGCTGGTCGCCGACGTGACGGTGCGCGAGGACGGCAGCCGCTGGCTGCGTGACGTGCACCGGGAGACCCGCATCGTGCGCCTGGGCCAGGGCGTGGACGCCACCGGCGTGCTGGCGCCGGAGGCCATCGAGCGCACGCGCGTCGAGCTCGCCGACTACACCGCGATCCTGCGCCGCAAGGGCGTGCAGCGGGTGCGCATGGTCGCCACCTCGGCCACCCGCGACGCGGGCAACCGCGAGGACTTCTTCGGCATGGTCCGTGAGACGCTCGGAGCCGAGGCGGAGGTCATCTCCGGGCACGAGGAGGCGACCCTGTCCTTCCAGGGCGCTGTGGCCGATCTGGAGCCCGAGGACGGGCCCTTCGTGGTCGTGGACCTCGGCGGCGGCTCGACCGAGGTCGTGCTGGGCGAGTGGGACGGCGTGCGGGCCACCGTGCTGGCCGCCCGCTCGGTCGACATCGGCTGCGTGCGCATCACCGAGCGCTGCCTGCGCAGCGACCCGCCCACGGCCGCGGAGCTGGCCGAAGCCGGCCAGGTCGTCGACGCCGAACTGGCCAAGGCCTTCGAGGTCGTGGACGTCAGCAAGGCCCGCACCTGGGTGGGTGTCGCGGGCACGATGACCACCCTGTCGGGCATCAAGATGGACCTCCCGAGCTACGACTCGGACGCCATCCACCTGTCAAGGCTCCAGATGGACGACTTGCTGCACACGACCGAGCGGGTGCTCGGGATGCCGAGGGACGAGCGAGCGGCCCTCGGCGTGATGCACCCGGGCCGCGTCGACGTCATCGGTGGCGGTGCGTTAGTGACCGCCAAGATCGCCGAAGAACTGCGCGAACGCGCCGGAATCGGGGAGCTGGTCGTCAGTGAGCACGACATTCTCGACGGCATCGCGTTGTCGATCGTTTGAAGGACAGTCCGTCAATCGATTGACGGACATCTTTCCGTGAAGAATCCGGTCACGTTGCGTAGTCGTAACTTGTTATTCAGTTGACAAAATTGACGATCGTGACCGGGTTGTGACCGTCCTCAGGTGTAGTTCGTTGGGTTGAGCCGATTACGGTCCCTCTCACGGTTCGGGAAGGGTTCCCGTGGCCGTTCGGGCGGTGCTCGCGAACTTCATCGTGAGGCACGCCGTGTAGGTGGGAGGACGTACATGCGGAAGGGACGCGCGCTGTCCTTGGTCGCGCTGCCGATCGCGGCTTCGCTGGCCTTGACGGCCTGTGGCGGCGGTAGCGACACCGGCACCGGCAGTGGGTCGGCTGACGGCGCTATCACGATCAATGGCACCGAGCCGGAGAACCCGTTGATTCCCGGCAACACCAACGAGGTCGGCGGTGGCAAGGTCATTGACGCCGTCTTCTCCAAGCTCGTCCGGTACAGCCCGACCGACGCCAGCCCGCAGAACGAGATCGCGGAGTCGATCACCTCGTCTGAGGGCGGCACGCTGTACACCATCAAGCTGAAGTCGGGCTGGACCTTCCACGACGGCACCCCGATCAAGGCCGAGAACTTCGTGAAGGCGTGGAACTACACCGCCTACGCGCCCAACGGCCAGCAGACCGCGAGCTTCTTCGAGTCCATCGAGGGCTACAAGGACGTTTTCGCCAAGGACCCCGACGGCACCGGTCCGCAGAAGCCGCCCACCCCGCCGAAGAGCGAGATGTCCGGCCTGAAGGTCGTTGACGACACGACCTTCACCGTGAAGCTGTCGGCGCCGTTCTCGGTGTTCCCGACCATGGTCGGCTACAGCGCCTTCTCGCCGCTGCCCGACAAGTTCTTCGCCGACCCGGCCGCCTTCGGCAAGGCACCGATTGGCTCCGGCCCCTTCAAGTTCGTCTCGTGGGACAACGGGCAGGCCATCAAGGTCACCCGCTACGAGGACTACAAGGGCACCAAGCCGAAGGTGAAGGACGTCACCTTCAAGATCTACGAGAAGACCGACGCGGCCTACCAGGACGTCATCACCGGCAGCCTCGACTTCCTCGACACGATCCCGACCTCGGCGATCGCGGGTGGCAAGTACAAGGCCGACCTGGCCGGCCAGGTCATCGAGCGCCCGACCCTGGTGAACACCACCCTGGCGTTCCCGCTCTACAGCGACAAGTTCAAGAACCCGGACTTCCGCAAGGCCATCTCCCTGGCGATCAACCGCGAGGAGATCTCGCAGAAGATCTTCGAGGGCTCGCGCAAGCCGGCGACCTCCTGGGTCGTCGACGGCCTCAAGGGCTACAAGGAAGGCCAGTGCGAGTTCTGCAAGTTCGACCCGGCCAAGGCCAAGGAGCTGCTCACCAAGTCCGGTGTGAAGGAAGACATCCAGATCACCTACAACGCCGACGGTGACCACAAGACCTGGATCGACGCGGCCTGCAACAGCATCAAGAACACCCTGGGCATCGGCTGCCAGGGCGACCCGGTGCCGAGCTTCCAGGTCCAGCGCCAGCGTGCCAACGCCAAGCAGTTCACCTCGCTCTACCGGACCGGCTGGCAGGCCGACTACCCGTCGATCGAGAACTTCCTGAACCCGCTGCTGCGCAGCAACGCCTCCTCCAACGACGGTGACTACTCCAACCCCGCCGTGGACGCCAAGCTCGCCGAGGCCGACAAGGCCCCGAACGAGGACGAGGCGATCAAGCTCTACCAGGAGGCGGAGAAGCTGATCTCCAACGACATGCCGACCATCCCGATGTTCGTCGCCGTTGGGCAGTCCGCTTTCTCCAAGAACGTGAAGAACGTCACGGTCACTCCGTTCCGTACGCTCGACCTGCTGTCGATCACGACGGCTTGATGCTCTAGTAGGAGCCGGTCCACCGGAGCGCCGGTGGACCGGCTCCTGGCTTTGCTACCACCATGTCGCGGACTGTCGGGGTCCCGTTGTTCCCACGGGGACCCGGCTGGTCGAGTCGAGGAAGTGACCCATGGGCCGCTATGTGGCCAGACGGCTTTTGCAACTCGTCCCAGTGTTCCTGGGAACGACGTTCCTGATCTATTTCCTGGTGTGGTCCGTGCCCGGCGATCCGTTCGCGGGCAAGTGCGGAGACCGGCCCTGCCCGGACTCCTACGTGAACCTCATGCGGGACAAGTTCAACATGGATGACCCCGTGGTCATCCAGTACGGCAAGTACCTGCTGAACCTCGTGCAGGGTGATTTCGGTGAGACCTTCTCCGGCGTCTCAGTCGGCAAGCTCATCGGCCAGGCATACCCGGTGACCATCAAGCTCGCCATCGTCGCGCTCATCATCGAAGCGGTTATCGGCGTTCTCGCGGGCATCGTGACCGGTCTCCGCGGCCGAGGGTTCCTGGACAGCCTCGTTCTGGTCTCCACCCTGTTCCTGATCTCCCTGCCGGTCTTCGTCACCGGTTTCGTGATCCAGATCGTGTTCGGCCTCCAGCTCGGGATAATCAACCCGACAGTGCCGGCCAATCCGGGCTTCGCGGACCTCATAGTCCCGGGATTCGTGCTGGGCAGCCTCTCCATGGCCTACGTGACCAGGCTGATGCGCACGAGCATCGCGGAGAACAAGCGCTCCGACTACGTCCGCACCGCCGTCGCGAAGGGCCTGGCTCCGCGCCGAGTGGTGGGTGTGCACCTGCTGCGCAACTCCGCCATCCCGGTCATCACGTTCCTGGGCACCGACCTGGGCTCGCTGATGGGCGGCGCCATCGTCACCGAGGGCATCTTCAACATCAAGGGCATCGGCGGTCTGATCTTCCGCTCGATCACCACCAAGGAAGGCGCCACCGTC
Proteins encoded in this region:
- a CDS encoding ABC transporter permease — protein: MGRYVARRLLQLVPVFLGTTFLIYFLVWSVPGDPFAGKCGDRPCPDSYVNLMRDKFNMDDPVVIQYGKYLLNLVQGDFGETFSGVSVGKLIGQAYPVTIKLAIVALIIEAVIGVLAGIVTGLRGRGFLDSLVLVSTLFLISLPVFVTGFVIQIVFGLQLGIINPTVPANPGFADLIVPGFVLGSLSMAYVTRLMRTSIAENKRSDYVRTAVAKGLAPRRVVGVHLLRNSAIPVITFLGTDLGSLMGGAIVTEGIFNIKGIGGLIFRSITTKEGATVTGVVTLLVIVYLLMNLLVDLLYAVLDPRIRYD
- the eno gene encoding phosphopyruvate hydratase, translated to MAVIEQVGAREILDSRGNPTVEVEVALDDGTLARAAVPSGASTGEHEAVELRDGDTGRYLGKGVEKAVTAVLDEIGPELVGIEAVEQRVVDQKLVDLDGTPDKSRLGANAILGVSLAVAKAAAESSGLELFRYVGGPNAHVLPVPMMNIINGGAHADSDVDIQEFMIAPIGAESFREALRWGAEVYHALKSVLKSKGLATGLGDEGGFAPNLPSNRDALDLIGVAVEKAGFRLGRDFGLALDVAATEFYKDGAYHFEKTKRSAEQMAGYYTELLNSYPLVSIEDPLSEDDWDGWVQLTKEIGERVQIVGDDLFVTNQERLEEGINRRAANALLVKVNQIGTLSETLDAVTLAHSCGYRSMMSHRSGETEDTTIADLAVAANCGQIKTGAPARSERVAKYNQLLRIEETLGDAARYAGELAFPRFTPDSQG
- a CDS encoding DUF501 domain-containing protein, translated to MSEERPRLGLDVPPVREELTEADRAAVTAQLGRSPRGVRAVAYRCPCGNPAVLQTNPRLDDGTPFPTMYYSTCPRVNSMLGTQEASGLMKEMTDRLETDEGLADQYRKAHESYLEERDSIESLGTQVTAGGMPDRVKCLHVQVAHALACGRGVNPFGDESADRLGEWWRSGSCV
- a CDS encoding lytic transglycosylase domain-containing protein yields the protein MAATTRKRRKGRRLIAAAAVTAAVVTPGLLAGTGALAFTPVANVGTGPAELPKAGDILALLQDNSHLGVGGELPSGFDSVSLELVNALRETGSGLPDDPFSPGGGANGIPGTVLQAYQRAAQTLSVTTPGCGLPWQLLAGIGKIESNHAASGRLDINGNATPRILGPRLDGRPGFATIRDTDGGALDNDTVYDRAVGPMQFIPGTWRGYASDGNGDGKSDPNNIFDAALGAGNYLCSGGLNLREATGLSAAIFRYNRSTQYVQNVLSWMERYTSGVDVLDPGTPLNPTDPGLAQPPPQGGVTPPPTGNPGNPPPQVTTTTTATTTPGGGTTTTTTTSKTTTTTTTTTTTTTTTTSKTTTSVTPTCTTTTTVTSTSNGQPPASATITSTTPGTCATPQVTATGQGAPPEVAKTNAVRPGQ
- a CDS encoding Ppx/GppA phosphatase family protein: MPRVGAIDCGTNSIRLLVADVTVREDGSRWLRDVHRETRIVRLGQGVDATGVLAPEAIERTRVELADYTAILRRKGVQRVRMVATSATRDAGNREDFFGMVRETLGAEAEVISGHEEATLSFQGAVADLEPEDGPFVVVDLGGGSTEVVLGEWDGVRATVLAARSVDIGCVRITERCLRSDPPTAAELAEAGQVVDAELAKAFEVVDVSKARTWVGVAGTMTTLSGIKMDLPSYDSDAIHLSRLQMDDLLHTTERVLGMPRDERAALGVMHPGRVDVIGGGALVTAKIAEELRERAGIGELVVSEHDILDGIALSIV
- a CDS encoding Uma2 family endonuclease; this translates as MGNVPALPHGRPLTRLDLEAMPHDGHRYELVDGVLTVSPSPRPLHQRAILRLIMALEPHCPEQYEILPAPVDVVLAEDTVLIPDVVLAHVDDWTERGLFGPPLLAVEVFSPSTKRFDLDLKRARMQAAGCPNYWVVDPDEPALRCWALREGRYEEVAHVRGEESAVLATPFPVTLCPAELISPRRR
- a CDS encoding peptide ABC transporter substrate-binding protein: MRKGRALSLVALPIAASLALTACGGGSDTGTGSGSADGAITINGTEPENPLIPGNTNEVGGGKVIDAVFSKLVRYSPTDASPQNEIAESITSSEGGTLYTIKLKSGWTFHDGTPIKAENFVKAWNYTAYAPNGQQTASFFESIEGYKDVFAKDPDGTGPQKPPTPPKSEMSGLKVVDDTTFTVKLSAPFSVFPTMVGYSAFSPLPDKFFADPAAFGKAPIGSGPFKFVSWDNGQAIKVTRYEDYKGTKPKVKDVTFKIYEKTDAAYQDVITGSLDFLDTIPTSAIAGGKYKADLAGQVIERPTLVNTTLAFPLYSDKFKNPDFRKAISLAINREEISQKIFEGSRKPATSWVVDGLKGYKEGQCEFCKFDPAKAKELLTKSGVKEDIQITYNADGDHKTWIDAACNSIKNTLGIGCQGDPVPSFQVQRQRANAKQFTSLYRTGWQADYPSIENFLNPLLRSNASSNDGDYSNPAVDAKLAEADKAPNEDEAIKLYQEAEKLISNDMPTIPMFVAVGQSAFSKNVKNVTVTPFRTLDLLSITTA
- a CDS encoding FtsB family cell division protein, yielding MAGREHDSRRRRTEKTSAASARRPERARRKWQRLDRTGNGAASTEEARPVRERAGAGRERSETARRGAPAHRPRRPTAGPGGAFRLSSTRRAALLALIACALTLSIAVPLRNYWSQRSEMQLELENVRKLEQEAKELEDRKVQLSDPTQIEAEARRRLRYVRPGETPYVVQLPQPTTPAGPSEEEKRKRDRPWYDQLWDSITGSGS